A genomic region of Ewingella sp. CoE-038-23 contains the following coding sequences:
- a CDS encoding ABC transporter substrate-binding protein: protein MLAKTLPALLLLGLSSLVSFVAQADPITLTDVTGRQVVLPKPAERVILADSRAIQALQLVHPTKPFESIIAWDNALKAKAPDLFTLYQNDYPELAKLPMLENAYYSDFSVEKTVGLKPDLIIFDAGVKKKLEESRVLEQLTKIGVPVVFIDFRLHPLTNTVPSIRLLGQALGNEQQTEGFLHFYQSRIDMINQRVATLTDQQKPKVFIERHAGMTGEECCFTYGKGSFGEFIQTAGGVNLGSALFAGKSGTINLEQLITSKPDAYLMTGADWSSSFKESIGVPLGYNADAALSAQRLDKLMARNGVNVLDSIKQHRVLAVYHQYYDSPLNIFAIEAIAKFLHPELFKDLDPQADLDMVHKEFLHQPSKGLFWLAAKPQ from the coding sequence ATGCTCGCGAAAACATTGCCGGCCCTGCTGTTATTAGGACTGAGTAGTCTGGTGTCTTTTGTTGCTCAGGCTGACCCCATTACGCTGACCGATGTCACCGGCCGGCAAGTGGTCTTACCAAAGCCTGCTGAACGCGTCATCTTGGCCGACTCACGCGCGATACAAGCTCTTCAGCTTGTTCATCCGACTAAGCCGTTCGAGTCAATCATCGCCTGGGACAACGCGCTAAAAGCCAAGGCCCCGGATCTGTTCACGCTTTACCAGAACGACTACCCGGAACTGGCAAAATTGCCGATGCTGGAGAACGCCTACTACAGCGATTTCAGCGTGGAGAAGACCGTTGGTTTGAAGCCTGACTTAATTATTTTTGATGCGGGCGTAAAGAAGAAACTGGAAGAGAGCCGGGTTCTTGAGCAGTTAACCAAGATTGGCGTGCCGGTGGTGTTTATCGATTTCCGCCTGCATCCGCTGACCAATACCGTGCCGAGCATTCGCCTGTTAGGTCAGGCGCTGGGCAATGAGCAGCAAACCGAAGGCTTTTTACACTTCTACCAGTCGCGCATCGACATGATTAACCAGCGCGTAGCGACCCTGACCGACCAGCAGAAGCCAAAAGTGTTTATCGAACGTCACGCGGGCATGACCGGCGAAGAGTGCTGTTTTACCTATGGAAAAGGCAGCTTTGGGGAGTTTATTCAAACCGCGGGCGGGGTGAATCTGGGCAGCGCGCTGTTTGCGGGCAAAAGCGGCACCATTAATCTGGAGCAGCTGATCACCAGCAAGCCGGATGCTTACCTGATGACCGGCGCGGACTGGAGCAGCAGCTTTAAAGAGAGCATCGGCGTGCCTTTGGGCTACAACGCTGACGCCGCGCTTTCGGCGCAACGTCTGGACAAGCTGATGGCGCGCAACGGCGTCAACGTGCTGGATTCCATCAAGCAGCATCGGGTGCTGGCGGTTTATCATCAGTATTACGATAGCCCGCTGAACATCTTTGCTATTGAAGCTATCGCCAAGTTCCTGCATCCGGAGCTGTTCAAAGATCTCGACCCGCAGGCCGATTTGGATATGGTGCATAAAGAGTTCTTGCACCAGCCGTCGAAAGGGCTGTTCTGGCTGGCAGCTAAGCCTCAGTAA
- a CDS encoding LysR substrate-binding domain-containing protein translates to MNKLKAMEVFISVVEEGSFTGAAKKEDMSVVMVAKYINNLEKTLKTDLLQRTTRSMMVTSAGQLFYESAQGIIANVNQAYEAMEGLNNEPQGLLRISAPMTVGKEIVGPIVAEFMQLYPKVRVELVLNNSVADLIAESYDCAFRIGDLKDYALVAKPLFLYRMIICATPEYLRQHGTPTAPEGLSQHRLLIHSTWNSRFAWNLREGESDIAWPNNWVMKSNDGYALRDAALASNGILMQPHFLVQDEIASGKLVTLLEDFLPKPRPVHLLYAPKKNDVPKLDKFVQFVVEKCEGMM, encoded by the coding sequence ATGAATAAGCTAAAAGCTATGGAGGTATTTATCTCTGTTGTTGAAGAGGGGAGCTTTACCGGCGCGGCCAAAAAAGAAGATATGTCCGTGGTGATGGTGGCGAAATATATCAATAACCTCGAAAAGACTTTAAAAACGGATTTATTGCAAAGAACCACCCGTAGCATGATGGTGACCTCCGCCGGGCAGCTGTTTTATGAGTCAGCGCAGGGGATTATCGCCAACGTCAACCAAGCCTATGAGGCGATGGAAGGGCTGAACAATGAGCCGCAGGGCTTATTACGCATCAGCGCGCCGATGACCGTCGGAAAAGAGATTGTCGGGCCGATTGTGGCGGAATTCATGCAGCTTTACCCCAAAGTTCGAGTTGAACTGGTGCTCAATAACAGCGTGGCGGACCTGATTGCCGAAAGCTATGACTGCGCCTTTCGCATCGGCGATTTGAAAGATTACGCTTTGGTGGCCAAGCCGCTGTTTCTCTATCGGATGATTATTTGCGCCACGCCGGAATACCTGCGCCAGCACGGCACGCCCACCGCGCCCGAGGGGCTTAGTCAGCATCGCCTGCTGATCCATTCGACGTGGAATTCGCGCTTTGCCTGGAACCTGCGCGAAGGGGAGAGTGACATCGCCTGGCCGAATAATTGGGTGATGAAATCCAACGACGGCTATGCCCTGCGCGACGCGGCGCTGGCCAGTAATGGCATTCTGATGCAGCCGCATTTTCTGGTGCAGGATGAAATAGCCAGTGGCAAATTGGTTACGCTGTTAGAGGACTTTCTACCTAAGCCGCGCCCCGTTCATTTGCTCTACGCGCCGAAGAAAAACGACGTGCCCAAGCTGGATAAGTTTGTGCAATTTGTGGTGGAGAAGTGCGAAGGGATGATGTGA
- a CDS encoding tautomerase family protein, whose amino-acid sequence MPFINIQVTREGVTAEQKAALIAGATDLLVKVLNKDPQTTFVIIDEVDTDNWGVAGETITVRRKRG is encoded by the coding sequence ATGCCATTCATTAATATACAAGTTACCCGCGAAGGGGTGACCGCCGAGCAGAAAGCCGCGCTGATCGCCGGGGCGACAGATTTGCTGGTGAAAGTGCTGAACAAAGATCCGCAAACCACCTTTGTGATCATTGACGAAGTGGATACCGACAACTGGGGCGTGGCGGGTGAAACCATTACGGTGAGGCGTAAACGCGGATAG
- a CDS encoding SDR family NAD(P)-dependent oxidoreductase, with protein sequence MSQQTVVITGASSGIGFALAEAFLKRGDNVVGNARTSERLAEAAQKLGNPKNFLGVAGDIALPDTTKRLFDTALDQFGRVDILINNAGIFIAKPVQMYTANDLDSLLATNLKGFFFPAQRAAELMSNQRSGHIINITASLGVQPLRKVPSLLPVMVKGGLNAATQSLALELADKNVQVNAVAPGVIETPLHSGGDGVFLRSLSPAGRTGSTDDVVDAVLYLVDAKFTSGVVLPVDGGSTAGVW encoded by the coding sequence ATGAGTCAACAAACTGTGGTGATCACCGGCGCATCAAGTGGTATTGGTTTTGCACTGGCTGAAGCGTTCTTAAAGCGTGGCGACAATGTGGTGGGCAATGCCCGCACCAGCGAGCGTTTGGCAGAGGCGGCACAAAAACTCGGTAACCCGAAAAACTTCCTCGGCGTGGCAGGGGATATTGCCTTGCCGGACACCACCAAGCGCCTGTTTGACACCGCCCTGGATCAGTTCGGGCGAGTGGATATCTTGATCAACAACGCCGGTATTTTCATCGCCAAGCCGGTGCAGATGTACACCGCCAATGATTTGGACTCGCTGCTGGCGACCAACCTGAAAGGCTTCTTCTTCCCGGCCCAGCGCGCGGCGGAGTTGATGAGCAACCAGCGCAGCGGCCACATCATCAACATCACTGCCAGCCTTGGGGTGCAGCCACTGCGTAAAGTGCCGTCACTGCTGCCGGTAATGGTGAAAGGGGGTCTGAACGCGGCGACGCAGTCACTGGCGCTGGAGCTGGCGGATAAAAACGTGCAGGTCAATGCCGTGGCGCCGGGCGTGATTGAAACTCCGCTGCACAGCGGCGGCGACGGCGTATTCCTGCGCTCGTTGTCACCCGCCGGGCGCACCGGAAGTACCGACGACGTGGTCGATGCGGTGTTGTATCTGGTGGATGCGAAATTCACCTCCGGCGTGGTGTTGCCGGTCGATGGCGGCTCGACCGCTGGCGTTTGGTAA
- a CDS encoding LysR family transcriptional regulator, which translates to MQRDFDDIMLGSLELFCLAAETGGFSKAATQAGVTPAAVSRAVSRLEERLGVRLFVRTTRQIRLTEAGEQYRAQCLAALTLLKDAEMSLSGQQSQPAGKVRLSMPTAYAHWRVLPLLARFQALYPQLAVDTHISNRNIDFFDEGFDLAIRGRAPAESNMIARKIEDAELIVVASPHYLASAPALNTPDDLTHHHCIGYELSSSGRSLPWLFRQQGGISERVMNHHINCSEDYIGGLTLARHGAGLFQIYRFVAQEDLNSGQLVEVLKEFGGTHRPFYLLYPHARFLPLRTRTMVDFLLAALRH; encoded by the coding sequence ATGCAACGCGACTTCGACGACATCATGCTTGGCAGTCTGGAACTGTTCTGTCTGGCGGCGGAAACCGGCGGGTTCAGCAAGGCGGCGACGCAGGCGGGCGTGACCCCGGCGGCGGTGAGCCGGGCAGTATCGCGTTTGGAAGAGCGCCTTGGCGTACGGCTGTTTGTGCGCACCACCCGGCAAATCCGGCTGACCGAGGCGGGCGAGCAGTATCGGGCGCAGTGTTTAGCAGCCCTGACTCTGTTGAAAGACGCCGAAATGTCGCTCAGCGGGCAGCAGTCACAGCCTGCGGGAAAAGTGCGCCTCAGCATGCCGACGGCCTATGCCCATTGGCGAGTCTTGCCTTTGCTGGCGCGTTTTCAGGCACTCTATCCCCAGTTGGCCGTCGACACGCATATCAGCAATCGCAATATCGATTTTTTCGACGAGGGTTTTGATCTGGCGATTCGCGGCAGAGCACCCGCCGAGTCCAATATGATTGCCCGTAAAATCGAGGATGCCGAGCTGATTGTGGTGGCCTCGCCGCACTATCTGGCGAGCGCGCCCGCGCTGAATACCCCGGACGATTTAACTCATCATCACTGTATTGGTTATGAACTTTCCAGCAGCGGCCGCTCCCTGCCGTGGTTGTTCCGCCAGCAAGGGGGAATCAGTGAAAGGGTGATGAATCATCACATCAACTGCTCTGAAGATTATATCGGCGGCCTGACTCTGGCTCGCCACGGCGCGGGGCTGTTCCAAATTTATCGCTTCGTGGCGCAAGAAGATCTCAACAGCGGGCAACTGGTGGAAGTGCTCAAAGAGTTCGGCGGCACCCACCGCCCTTTTTACCTGCTCTACCCTCATGCCCGCTTCCTGCCTCTGCGCACCCGCACTATGGTTGATTTTCTGCTCGCCGCGCTGCGCCACTAA
- a CDS encoding glycosyl transferase family 2 has protein sequence MFVSFDAVAVSGITVEAMKIAKKLQDRGFRSYLDLGYDIKIDKGNFNKPYDVELSIYRDVFTLVRIDDITSIPNYDLDFIEYAHSALISQKSPIGDNEKTALLQTIDQTARLLAQRIVALWQQLGISNLVVENGTLPENIIYTKALYLAIEQYGQQQDLGNFVIWRDHDLMWNSEKTVMKYGPAPYSHAIKPVKSKHITYVTLNDHLKQKLEAWCNYDVDVKVKKNTYDFSPQKARCNIRDRLSVRADDILIARTTRIIPQKRLDRDVMLVSHLNTLFHNSNSDRRVYLAVAGNENENHGYFQELDKLSEKLNVKPYIKFIGALPHECMQSESDAIAIEDLYHSCDLVSFLTSYDYDSYGNPIGEAVSHRRCYITTSYEYYHEVYGQHGFEAPVMAISEQQDGLPNPEFIHDLYQFLNNKEYMAHVADKNFALGQQVLSNNVIDILNVN, from the coding sequence ATGTTTGTTTCGTTCGATGCTGTCGCGGTATCAGGGATCACGGTCGAGGCAATGAAAATTGCCAAGAAGCTGCAAGATCGGGGGTTCCGGTCGTATCTGGATTTGGGATACGACATCAAGATTGATAAGGGAAACTTTAATAAGCCCTATGACGTGGAGCTTTCGATCTATCGCGACGTCTTCACGCTGGTGCGCATCGACGACATCACGTCGATCCCCAATTACGATCTGGATTTTATTGAATACGCCCACAGTGCGCTGATCAGCCAAAAAAGCCCGATCGGTGACAATGAAAAGACCGCGCTGTTACAGACCATCGACCAGACGGCGCGGCTGCTTGCCCAGCGCATCGTGGCGCTCTGGCAGCAGCTGGGTATCAGTAATCTGGTGGTTGAAAACGGCACCCTGCCGGAAAATATCATTTATACCAAGGCGTTATATCTGGCGATTGAACAATACGGCCAGCAGCAAGATTTAGGGAATTTTGTTATCTGGCGCGACCACGACCTGATGTGGAACAGCGAAAAGACGGTGATGAAATATGGCCCTGCGCCCTACTCTCACGCCATTAAGCCGGTAAAATCCAAACACATCACTTATGTCACGCTCAATGATCACCTGAAGCAGAAACTTGAAGCCTGGTGTAATTACGACGTAGACGTCAAAGTGAAGAAAAATACCTATGACTTTTCGCCGCAGAAGGCGCGTTGCAATATTAGAGACCGGTTAAGCGTTCGCGCCGATGATATTTTAATTGCCCGCACCACCCGTATTATTCCGCAAAAACGTTTAGACCGCGATGTCATGCTGGTAAGCCATCTCAATACATTATTCCATAATAGCAACAGCGATCGGCGAGTCTATTTAGCGGTTGCCGGCAATGAAAATGAAAATCACGGTTATTTCCAAGAGCTGGATAAACTGTCTGAAAAACTGAATGTAAAACCCTATATTAAATTTATCGGCGCGCTGCCCCATGAGTGTATGCAGTCAGAAAGCGACGCCATCGCCATAGAAGACTTATATCACTCCTGTGATCTTGTCTCTTTCCTCACCTCTTATGACTACGACAGCTACGGCAACCCAATTGGCGAGGCGGTGAGCCACCGGCGCTGCTACATCACCACCAGCTATGAGTATTACCACGAAGTGTACGGCCAGCACGGCTTCGAAGCCCCGGTCATGGCCATATCCGAGCAGCAGGACGGTTTACCCAACCCTGAGTTTATTCATGATTTATATCAGTTTCTTAACAATAAGGAATATATGGCGCACGTGGCGGATAAAAACTTCGCCTTGGGGCAGCAGGTGCTCTCCAATAATGTGATCGACATTTTAAATGTGAATTAA
- a CDS encoding glycosyltransferase family 2 protein has product MRGSIFVSVVLPVYNESDRIDEVLISLFNQKTKDNLITHDSYELIIVDNNSTDDSVAKINAFSAKNPSMDIHVIDEKVQGVSSARKRGMDYASLRSKARDSRLGQKRKHYIVSADADCTVDTYWLYELINTMVSQQGDLGTCNYYYNAEDFEKRPNLFNEIKKTLRLREYSFSLFGGFPDGKGFGVERGLYDAIGGIEIFYQLNKGRFVEHLSDDWDFGIKIIAYGGKPVYARNSYVEINSRRVDTILDEVITGVAYGSDGIIIMKDVRPDVEQQKPTLVDTTPAESKQAWDYSVKDYTPKNIILPALLNPYILLENSEVRDFFSGPLADNLYRRIHELKHEMRIIDFKPIHAYKTPAYRLYFEFRDEIFAAMRRAVGDDIGYPPALPACFDQVKAEDFTRFVYYFCEDRESGEAHNYFANGGVF; this is encoded by the coding sequence ATGCGCGGCTCAATTTTCGTGTCAGTAGTGCTACCCGTATATAATGAAAGCGACCGTATTGATGAAGTATTAATTTCACTCTTCAATCAGAAAACCAAAGATAACCTGATCACTCACGACAGCTATGAGTTAATTATCGTGGATAATAATTCCACCGATGATTCCGTGGCAAAAATAAACGCATTTAGCGCCAAGAACCCCTCAATGGATATTCATGTCATTGATGAGAAAGTTCAGGGAGTTTCTTCTGCCAGAAAGCGCGGCATGGATTACGCCTCGCTGCGATCTAAAGCCCGCGACAGCCGCCTCGGGCAGAAGCGAAAACACTATATTGTCTCCGCCGACGCCGACTGCACCGTGGACACCTACTGGCTGTATGAGCTGATTAACACCATGGTCAGCCAGCAGGGCGATTTAGGCACCTGTAACTACTATTACAACGCCGAAGATTTCGAAAAACGCCCTAACCTGTTCAACGAAATTAAGAAAACCCTACGCCTGCGCGAATACTCTTTCTCGCTGTTTGGCGGCTTCCCCGACGGTAAAGGCTTTGGGGTCGAGCGCGGCCTGTACGACGCCATTGGCGGCATTGAAATCTTCTACCAGCTCAACAAAGGCCGCTTTGTAGAGCACCTGTCCGACGACTGGGACTTCGGCATCAAAATCATCGCCTACGGCGGCAAGCCGGTCTACGCCAGAAATTCCTATGTCGAAATCAACAGCCGCCGGGTCGATACCATTCTGGATGAAGTGATCACCGGCGTTGCTTACGGCAGCGACGGCATCATTATCATGAAAGACGTGCGCCCGGACGTTGAGCAGCAAAAGCCGACGCTGGTTGACACCACCCCGGCCGAATCCAAACAGGCGTGGGACTATTCGGTGAAGGACTATACGCCGAAAAACATCATTCTGCCCGCCCTGCTCAACCCTTATATCTTGTTAGAAAACAGCGAAGTGCGCGATTTCTTCTCCGGCCCGCTGGCTGACAACCTCTACCGCCGCATTCACGAGTTAAAACATGAAATGCGTATTATCGATTTCAAACCGATCCACGCCTATAAGACCCCGGCCTATCGCCTCTATTTCGAATTCCGCGATGAGATCTTTGCCGCCATGCGCCGCGCGGTCGGCGACGACATTGGCTATCCGCCTGCCCTGCCCGCCTGTTTCGACCAGGTGAAAGCCGAAGACTTCACGCGCTTTGTTTACTACTTCTGCGAAGACCGCGAGTCCGGTGAAGCCCACAACTATTTTGCCAATGGAGGCGTATTCTGA
- a CDS encoding radical SAM protein, with product MNNEALNSLLDIDENYPVPLVNEFLAQPENRAFLEYVYKDPFGCHVFPGDITDYPLPSFFADMDSDIKKAGKIHLWAYIPTCRYRCHFCQYPTVILNPKAASSQEVFRDLVDFNIKEALMWLERVPSLATVEVGEFNIFGGTPSLLPEPELRRMMAFYKSHFNFSTATMRFEGEPGTLNKAYLAILKDLGFSKISFGTQSFNDEIITACGRMHSADECVETIYQAREIDIDWVSVDLIYGMLGQTVDDVKYDMEKTLELGLSHVVCTKLHMDEFIKNRTGVSGERESLWQKKGLININNMSFPGLGKQYQMRELVEKYLADGYTEHPTMYFHRNDQQPEKWKALITDLDKQYPEVAIGLGGSSKSTRSEAINITGYKKYKEALNEDRLPIEESRGFSPAQREVNAFKMALSTLIPVDDKVFKQRFDGNSFFENPLINRTLDKLVQKKLVTVSGEVVTLTPIGITLVEAIINTQFTTDAE from the coding sequence ATGAACAACGAAGCCCTGAACTCCCTGCTGGATATTGACGAAAACTACCCCGTTCCCTTAGTGAATGAATTTCTGGCCCAGCCGGAAAACCGCGCATTTCTGGAGTATGTCTACAAAGATCCCTTTGGCTGTCACGTCTTCCCCGGCGACATCACCGACTACCCGCTGCCGTCGTTCTTTGCCGATATGGACAGCGACATTAAGAAAGCGGGCAAAATCCACCTCTGGGCCTATATCCCCACCTGCCGCTATCGCTGCCATTTCTGCCAGTACCCGACGGTGATCCTCAACCCGAAAGCCGCCTCCTCGCAGGAGGTATTCCGCGATCTGGTGGACTTCAATATCAAAGAAGCCCTGATGTGGCTGGAGCGCGTGCCGAGCCTCGCCACGGTGGAAGTCGGCGAATTCAATATCTTCGGCGGCACCCCGTCGCTGCTGCCAGAGCCAGAACTGCGCCGCATGATGGCCTTCTACAAAAGCCACTTTAACTTCTCCACCGCCACCATGCGTTTCGAGGGCGAGCCGGGCACGCTGAACAAAGCGTATTTGGCGATCTTAAAAGATCTCGGTTTTAGCAAGATCAGCTTCGGCACCCAGTCCTTCAACGACGAAATCATCACCGCCTGCGGGCGTATGCACTCGGCGGACGAGTGCGTGGAAACCATCTATCAGGCGCGGGAAATCGACATCGACTGGGTCAGCGTCGACCTGATTTACGGCATGCTCGGCCAGACGGTGGATGACGTGAAATATGACATGGAGAAAACCCTCGAGCTGGGGCTGTCCCACGTGGTCTGCACCAAGCTGCACATGGATGAATTCATCAAAAACCGCACCGGCGTCTCCGGCGAGCGCGAAAGCCTGTGGCAGAAAAAGGGGCTGATCAACATTAACAACATGAGCTTCCCCGGCCTCGGCAAGCAGTACCAGATGCGCGAACTGGTGGAGAAATATCTGGCCGATGGCTATACCGAGCACCCGACCATGTACTTCCACCGCAATGATCAGCAGCCGGAAAAATGGAAAGCGCTTATCACCGACCTCGATAAACAGTACCCGGAAGTGGCGATTGGGCTGGGCGGCAGCTCTAAGTCGACCCGATCCGAGGCGATCAACATCACCGGCTATAAGAAGTACAAAGAAGCGCTGAACGAAGACCGGCTGCCCATCGAAGAGAGCCGCGGCTTCTCACCCGCTCAGCGCGAGGTCAACGCCTTCAAGATGGCGCTTTCCACACTAATCCCGGTGGATGACAAGGTGTTCAAGCAGCGTTTCGACGGCAATAGCTTCTTCGAAAACCCGCTGATTAATCGCACCTTGGACAAACTGGTGCAGAAGAAGCTGGTGACGGTTTCTGGCGAAGTCGTGACCCTGACGCCCATCGGTATCACGCTGGTCGAGGCGATTATCAATACCCAATTCACCACCGACGCGGAATAA
- a CDS encoding MFS transporter, with product MTINLLSRGATENVRQQIATRMIFFLAGLGMSAWAPLIPFVKSRIGIDAGSLGLLLFCIGAGSMLIMPFTGHLIGKLGCRKIILAAGLLLVLDLPLLTLLDAPLLMGAALLVFGAINGIMDVAMNSQAIIVERESGQAKMSGFHGFYSIGSIFGAGSVSLLLWAGVSPATAIGLIAALIALLLVIASADLLAKSEIGGEQKGGTLFALSHGKILFIALLCFFVFLTEGAMLDWSSLLLNAERGVAKSQAGLGYTLYAIAVTLARLYGDRLINAIGRYRMLLLGSLCAVLGLLLVTTVNLAWVAFAGLILVGLGIANVVPVLFNAAGNQEHVPPNLAFPAVTLVGYVGLLAGPALIGFIAKYSNLTLAFGCTIFCLLLVSLSARALTR from the coding sequence ATGACAATCAATCTGCTGAGTCGAGGTGCCACGGAGAATGTCCGTCAGCAAATCGCCACCCGGATGATCTTCTTTCTGGCGGGATTAGGCATGTCAGCATGGGCTCCGTTAATTCCCTTCGTGAAGTCGCGCATTGGCATTGACGCAGGCTCGCTGGGGCTGCTGCTGTTTTGTATTGGCGCCGGCTCGATGCTGATTATGCCGTTTACCGGGCATCTGATTGGCAAATTGGGCTGTCGTAAAATCATTCTGGCCGCCGGTTTGCTGTTAGTGCTGGATTTGCCGCTGCTGACCTTACTCGACGCCCCGCTGCTGATGGGGGCGGCCTTACTGGTGTTCGGCGCGATCAACGGCATCATGGACGTGGCGATGAACTCGCAGGCGATCATTGTCGAACGGGAAAGCGGGCAGGCCAAAATGTCCGGTTTTCACGGCTTCTACAGCATTGGCAGCATCTTCGGCGCGGGCAGCGTCAGCCTGTTGCTGTGGGCGGGCGTTTCCCCTGCGACCGCCATCGGGCTGATTGCGGCACTGATCGCCCTGCTGCTAGTGATCGCTTCGGCAGATTTATTAGCTAAAAGCGAGATCGGCGGCGAGCAGAAAGGCGGCACGCTGTTCGCCCTCTCCCACGGCAAGATCCTGTTTATCGCGCTGCTGTGCTTCTTTGTTTTCCTTACCGAAGGGGCGATGCTCGACTGGTCATCCCTGTTGCTCAATGCCGAGCGCGGCGTGGCGAAATCCCAGGCCGGACTGGGTTACACCCTCTACGCCATCGCCGTGACCCTCGCGCGGCTGTATGGCGACCGGCTGATCAACGCCATTGGCCGCTATCGCATGCTGCTGCTCGGCAGCCTCTGCGCGGTGCTCGGCCTACTGCTGGTGACCACGGTCAATCTGGCGTGGGTGGCTTTCGCCGGGCTGATTTTGGTCGGCCTCGGCATCGCCAACGTGGTGCCCGTTCTGTTCAACGCGGCGGGTAATCAAGAGCATGTGCCCCCCAATCTGGCCTTCCCGGCGGTCACGCTCGTCGGCTATGTCGGCTTGCTGGCAGGCCCCGCGCTGATTGGCTTTATCGCTAAATACTCCAACCTTACGCTGGCCTTCGGCTGCACTATTTTCTGCCTGTTGCTGGTCAGTCTCAGCGCCCGCGCCTTAACGCGCTAA